The following proteins are encoded in a genomic region of bacterium Unc6:
- a CDS encoding glutamine--fructose-6-phosphate transaminase (isomerizing) — protein sequence MCGIIGYTGKKNAVSIILEGLKRLEYRGYDSAGVAFFTEKGVEIRKCTGKIKDLYSIIDSDKPFSATAIGHTRWATHGKPSEENAHPHKSDGIIIVHNGIIENYLPLKKKLIDEGYKFTSETDTEVLCHLIEKYAADYPLEDAVRKALKEVRGAYALAVINEKERGKIVGVRKDSPLVVGLGDGEFFLASDVPAFLNYSRDVIYLDDGEMVVMTGDGVVVTTLDGAPVQKEVVSVSWSPAMAEKGGYKHFMLKEIYEQPRAIADTLRGRFYPESGQVNMDEFGIKEEDLRKAQKIFIAACGTSWHAALVGKYIIEELARVPVEVDIASEFRYRNPVIGQDSILIAITQSGETADTLAAQREAKRLGAKTLSICNVVGSTASREADAVFYTHSGPEIGVASTKAFTTQIVGLYLFAVGLGRLKGAVNSDSAMGLLRDLLFLPGLVEKILAADNVIERVAKELFKADDFLYMGRGINYPIALEGALKLKEISYIHAEGYPAGEMKHGPIALVDEVLPSVFLVPRGRLYEKVLSNIEEVRSRGGRIIAVTDEGNKEVCSRSDYCISVPETNSFLSAILMAIPLQLLAYHIGVLRGCDVDQPRNLAKSVTVE from the coding sequence ATGTGCGGGATAATAGGTTATACAGGCAAAAAGAATGCGGTTTCAATAATACTTGAAGGGCTCAAGCGCCTGGAATACAGGGGCTATGATTCTGCGGGTGTCGCTTTTTTCACTGAGAAAGGCGTTGAAATCAGGAAGTGCACAGGAAAGATTAAAGACCTGTATTCTATTATAGACTCTGACAAACCGTTCAGCGCTACTGCCATAGGACACACAAGATGGGCGACTCATGGAAAACCGTCAGAAGAAAATGCGCATCCTCACAAGTCAGACGGGATAATAATTGTGCACAACGGGATAATAGAAAATTACCTGCCGCTTAAAAAGAAACTGATAGATGAAGGGTATAAATTTACCTCAGAGACCGACACAGAGGTTCTATGCCATCTGATAGAAAAATACGCGGCTGATTATCCTCTGGAAGATGCTGTCAGAAAAGCGCTTAAGGAGGTCAGGGGCGCATATGCGCTTGCAGTGATAAATGAAAAAGAACGCGGCAAAATTGTTGGGGTAAGAAAGGACAGTCCGCTTGTTGTCGGTCTTGGCGACGGAGAATTTTTCCTTGCATCAGATGTGCCTGCATTCCTCAATTATTCACGAGATGTGATATATCTTGATGATGGAGAAATGGTTGTAATGACAGGTGACGGCGTGGTTGTAACAACCCTTGACGGTGCGCCTGTTCAGAAGGAAGTCGTTTCTGTTTCATGGAGCCCTGCTATGGCTGAAAAAGGCGGTTACAAACATTTTATGCTAAAAGAGATATATGAACAGCCAAGGGCGATTGCGGATACTTTAAGGGGAAGGTTTTACCCTGAAAGCGGTCAAGTGAATATGGATGAGTTTGGCATAAAAGAGGAAGACCTTAGAAAGGCACAAAAGATTTTTATTGCTGCGTGCGGCACGTCATGGCATGCCGCCCTTGTCGGAAAATATATAATAGAGGAATTGGCAAGGGTTCCTGTAGAGGTTGATATAGCATCAGAATTCAGGTACAGGAACCCTGTGATTGGGCAAGACAGCATTCTAATAGCTATAACGCAGTCAGGAGAAACAGCAGATACGCTTGCAGCCCAGAGAGAAGCAAAGAGGCTTGGGGCAAAGACTCTGAGCATATGCAATGTTGTGGGCAGCACTGCATCAAGGGAGGCTGACGCTGTGTTCTATACTCATTCAGGGCCCGAGATAGGTGTTGCATCAACAAAGGCATTCACCACACAGATAGTAGGGCTTTATCTCTTTGCAGTGGGGCTCGGCAGGCTTAAGGGAGCTGTAAACAGTGATTCAGCCATGGGATTGCTCAGGGATCTCCTTTTTCTGCCGGGGCTGGTTGAGAAAATTCTTGCAGCGGATAATGTAATTGAACGCGTAGCAAAGGAACTGTTTAAGGCTGATGATTTTCTGTATATGGGGAGGGGGATAAATTATCCCATTGCGCTTGAAGGCGCGCTTAAACTCAAGGAAATATCTTACATTCATGCTGAGGGGTATCCAGCTGGAGAAATGAAACATGGCCCGATAGCGCTTGTTGACGAGGTTCTTCCATCTGTATTTTTAGTGCCAAGGGGTAGACTTTATGAGAAAGTTCTATCTAATATAGAAGAAGTAAGAAGCAGGGGGGGCAGGATTATAGCAGTAACTGACGAGGGCAACAAAGAGGTATGCAGCCGTTCCGATTATTGCATCTCTGTGCCTGAGACTAATTCTTTTCTGTCGGCAATTTTGATGGCAATCCCGCTGCAGCTTCTTGCATATCATATAGGAGTGCTGAGAGGATGCGATGTTGACCAGCCCAGAAATCTGGCTAAAAGTGTAACCGTTGAGTGA